In a single window of the Candidatus Nanosynbacter featherlites genome:
- a CDS encoding cation-translocating P-type ATPase: protein MTFYATPAHETLKKLRTNECGLTAREVKRRQKQYGINVIKIESEPLWKKIVEPFLDIFILVLGVAAAISLWHGDHIDAVIILVIIAISAIIFYVQQFSTDRVLRSLSKRSVQKVDVLRGNHTARVDASQLVPGDIITLAEGEKIPADIRLLRTANLRVDESQLTGESLPISKKPDVLEGHKELYEQTNMLFQGSFIISGTGTGVVVTTGNNTEFGNLATLSKRQNTQSPVQQKIDVLITRIITVITAVSVVAFGLSLLRGMDVLESLRFVMALAVSAVPESLPIAISVVLVLGMRRMAAKKALVYQMRAIETIGVITTIATDKTGTLTKNKLTVQETWSPNDTAVIDIIARTINRGDAKSHDPLDIALEEFVRTHGVQVKNSSFRDIPFNQDFSMSAAVWHHGKDFQLHLKGAPEQILAACKVSAAVKKQALAALEEFAAKGQRVIGLASYTSAHPVHEFYELKGKKLTFEGFVAVSDVLRPEAPRAIRAALKAGVSVRMITGDHFETAYQIGHQLGMVKDRGEVFDCRQMSKLTDEQLDPIVERTKVFSRVIPEQKYRLLTILKNHHITAMTGDGVNDVPALSNAHIGVAMGSGSHIARDAGAIILLDDNFKTIIDAMHEGRTIIANIRRMLFYLLSTNTGELITMISALLIGIKTPLEPVQILWVNLVTDTSMVIPLGLEPTEKGVMNRPPEKPDAPILNHMMVWRMVIVAGTMSAIALAVYIFFEQRQGHAYAQTMAFIALVVSQWANAFNARSDDESLLKRLKVMNKSFYAGMSLSIILQILVFFGPLGEVLHIAHVALSDMIIISLVSFIIPIVVSEWHKYFMRKR from the coding sequence ATGACATTTTACGCCACGCCCGCTCACGAAACCCTGAAAAAATTACGCACAAATGAATGCGGGCTGACGGCCAGAGAAGTTAAGCGTCGCCAAAAGCAGTACGGCATCAACGTTATCAAGATCGAATCCGAGCCACTCTGGAAAAAGATTGTAGAACCGTTTTTGGATATTTTCATACTGGTGCTAGGGGTGGCAGCTGCCATCAGTTTGTGGCACGGCGATCACATTGACGCGGTCATCATTTTGGTAATCATCGCCATCTCGGCAATCATTTTCTATGTACAGCAATTTTCCACCGACCGTGTCCTGCGCAGTCTGTCCAAACGCAGCGTACAAAAGGTTGACGTACTACGCGGCAATCATACAGCCCGTGTCGACGCCTCACAACTGGTACCTGGCGACATCATCACCCTGGCTGAAGGCGAAAAAATCCCCGCAGACATCAGGCTCCTCCGAACAGCTAACTTGCGGGTCGACGAATCACAATTGACCGGCGAATCATTACCCATCAGCAAAAAACCTGACGTCCTGGAGGGCCACAAAGAATTATATGAGCAAACCAACATGCTATTTCAAGGTTCGTTCATCATCAGCGGCACCGGAACTGGTGTCGTGGTAACCACCGGCAACAACACCGAGTTCGGCAACCTTGCCACGCTGTCAAAACGACAAAACACTCAAAGTCCCGTCCAGCAAAAAATCGACGTCCTGATCACCAGAATCATCACCGTTATCACTGCCGTCAGCGTCGTGGCCTTTGGACTCAGTCTGCTGCGCGGCATGGACGTTCTGGAGAGCCTGCGCTTTGTCATGGCACTGGCTGTCAGTGCCGTTCCCGAGAGCCTACCAATCGCCATCTCGGTGGTGTTAGTGTTGGGCATGCGACGCATGGCTGCCAAAAAAGCCTTGGTATATCAGATGCGAGCCATCGAGACCATCGGCGTCATCACCACCATCGCCACAGACAAAACCGGCACGTTGACCAAAAACAAATTGACCGTTCAAGAAACTTGGTCCCCTAATGACACAGCCGTCATCGACATCATCGCCCGCACCATCAACCGTGGCGACGCCAAAAGCCACGACCCGCTTGATATTGCACTGGAAGAATTTGTGCGCACACATGGCGTCCAAGTCAAAAATTCGTCATTTCGTGACATACCGTTCAATCAAGATTTCAGTATGTCCGCTGCTGTGTGGCATCATGGCAAGGATTTTCAGCTGCACCTCAAAGGTGCGCCTGAACAGATTTTGGCGGCCTGCAAAGTAAGCGCTGCTGTCAAAAAACAAGCCCTGGCAGCTCTGGAAGAATTTGCCGCCAAGGGACAGCGAGTCATCGGACTGGCGTCCTACACATCAGCACACCCAGTTCATGAATTTTACGAATTGAAAGGCAAAAAATTAACCTTTGAAGGTTTTGTAGCAGTCAGCGACGTCTTGCGCCCAGAAGCGCCTCGAGCAATTCGCGCCGCTCTGAAAGCTGGCGTATCCGTACGCATGATCACCGGCGATCATTTTGAGACAGCCTATCAAATTGGACACCAATTGGGCATGGTTAAAGATCGTGGCGAGGTGTTTGACTGCCGCCAAATGAGCAAACTAACGGATGAACAGCTTGATCCAATCGTCGAGCGAACCAAAGTCTTTTCACGTGTCATCCCTGAGCAAAAATACCGCTTGCTGACCATTCTCAAAAATCACCACATCACCGCCATGACAGGGGACGGCGTCAATGATGTGCCAGCGCTCAGTAACGCCCACATTGGCGTGGCCATGGGTTCGGGCTCGCACATTGCGCGTGACGCTGGAGCTATCATTTTGCTGGATGATAATTTCAAAACCATCATCGACGCCATGCACGAAGGGCGAACCATCATTGCCAACATTCGCCGCATGCTGTTTTATCTGCTGTCGACCAACACCGGCGAGCTGATCACCATGATTAGTGCGCTGCTGATTGGCATCAAAACCCCGCTGGAGCCGGTGCAAATCCTCTGGGTCAATCTGGTCACTGACACCTCGATGGTCATCCCGCTTGGCTTGGAGCCAACAGAGAAAGGGGTGATGAATCGTCCACCCGAAAAGCCAGATGCTCCAATTTTGAACCACATGATGGTCTGGCGAATGGTTATCGTCGCCGGCACCATGTCAGCTATCGCCTTGGCGGTTTACATCTTCTTTGAGCAGCGGCAAGGACATGCGTACGCCCAAACCATGGCCTTCATCGCCCTAGTGGTCAGCCAGTGGGCAAATGCGTTCAACGCTCGCTCTGATGATGAGTCGCTCCTGAAGCGATTGAAAGTCATGAACAAGAGTTTCTACGCCGGCATGAGCCTGTCCATCATCCTGCAAATCCTGGTCTTCTTTGGGCCCCTTGGCGAAGTCCTGCACATCGCACACGTCGCCCTCAGTGACATGATCATCATCAGCCTGGTGTCATTCATCATCCCAATTGTTGTCTCTGAATGGCATAAGTATTTTATGAGGAAGAGATAA
- a CDS encoding GreA/GreB family elongation factor, producing MSNVRTTHLSQKGFKELHKEISQLEAQEKALQFTLREIGRAKSRDDKLQRNEVIMNLELVSGKLANLRHMLKNAKPLPRKRDRLRVALGSIVDLVDQQGRMLHYILVDSLEANPTDGRISIDSPLGRSLLDKRPKDTVSWCAGVKLQRAQLVAIR from the coding sequence ATGAGTAATGTACGAACGACGCATCTCAGTCAAAAAGGCTTTAAAGAATTACACAAAGAAATTTCTCAGTTAGAAGCGCAAGAAAAAGCACTCCAGTTCACCTTGCGTGAAATTGGTCGCGCCAAATCCCGCGACGACAAATTGCAGCGCAATGAGGTCATCATGAACCTGGAACTCGTCAGTGGCAAATTGGCCAATTTGCGCCACATGCTAAAGAACGCCAAGCCACTACCACGCAAACGCGACCGCCTACGCGTCGCCCTGGGCTCAATCGTTGACTTAGTCGATCAGCAAGGTCGCATGCTTCACTACATACTGGTTGACAGTCTAGAAGCCAATCCGACAGACGGCCGCATATCCATAGACAGCCCGTTGGGTCGCAGTCTACTAGACAAGCGCCCCAAGGATACCGTTTCCTGGTGTGCTGGCGTCAAATTACAGCGCGCTCAGCTGGTTGCCATCCGATAA
- a CDS encoding sensor histidine kinase, with amino-acid sequence MKLFTSATIKLASWYLLILMMVSLLFSCIIFNIARSEIDARLQGFAVKRGLVSGSSLDKPLSEQMEATDTNLIISLAYLNLVVLLGGGVIAYLLAQRTLEPIEAAHQAQSRFVANASHQLRTPLAIMKAEAELALHNPKTPKSELRQTLASNLEEINRLNELATMLLELSHSEWQLSSNIEKFDLVELTNNLINSRPGKERVTLHAPDDLAVTMNRPAVREVIAVLLDNAVKHSPDTSPIDLTIKLLKTTVVITVTNRGPGINTKDLPHIFERFYSGQQHANSYGLGLSLAHQLTRALGGHISARSTPGKITTFTLSLPKR; translated from the coding sequence GTGAAATTATTTACCTCAGCCACCATCAAACTAGCCAGCTGGTATCTGTTGATATTGATGATGGTCAGTCTGCTGTTTAGCTGTATCATCTTTAACATTGCGCGCTCGGAAATTGACGCTCGTTTGCAAGGTTTTGCCGTTAAGCGCGGGCTGGTCAGCGGCAGTTCACTAGACAAGCCGCTGAGCGAGCAGATGGAGGCCACCGACACCAACCTCATCATCAGCTTGGCATATCTCAACTTGGTGGTGTTACTGGGCGGTGGGGTTATCGCTTATCTGTTGGCGCAACGCACCCTGGAGCCAATTGAAGCCGCACACCAAGCCCAATCACGCTTTGTTGCCAATGCCAGCCATCAGCTGCGCACACCACTGGCCATCATGAAAGCTGAGGCCGAGCTGGCGCTGCACAATCCCAAAACGCCCAAATCAGAGCTGCGGCAAACACTGGCAAGCAATCTTGAGGAGATCAATCGTCTGAACGAACTTGCCACCATGCTTTTAGAATTGTCCCACAGCGAATGGCAACTCTCATCCAACATCGAAAAATTTGACCTGGTAGAATTAACCAACAATCTGATCAATTCCAGGCCGGGCAAGGAGCGGGTGACACTGCACGCCCCCGATGACTTGGCGGTCACCATGAACCGACCAGCAGTACGAGAGGTGATTGCAGTGCTTCTGGACAATGCTGTCAAGCACAGCCCCGACACTTCTCCCATTGACCTTACTATCAAGCTCCTTAAAACAACCGTCGTTATCACCGTCACTAACCGCGGCCCAGGTATCAACACCAAGGATTTGCCGCACATCTTTGAACGATTTTACAGCGGCCAACAACACGCCAATAGTTACGGGCTGGGGCTCAGCCTGGCGCATCAACTAACTCGTGCCTTGGGCGGGCATATTTCTGCACGATCCACCCCTGGAAAAATCACGACATTTACACTTTCGCTGCCAAAACGCTAA
- a CDS encoding response regulator transcription factor, with amino-acid sequence MRLLVVEDERKIARVIAAALRSEGHAVDMVHDGEEGLAMAETEPYDLLVLDRMLPGKSGTDIITSLRQANKAMPILLLTALGTTEDKAFGLDVGADDYLVKPFAIDELTARVRALLRRPPLAHDDELTVADLTLNQTQRTVKRSGKTIELTAKEFALLEYLMRYPGQTLSKETLIAHVWDFDADILPNNVEAYIKQLRKKIDKPFRRPLIHTVRGFGYKVEASR; translated from the coding sequence ATGAGACTATTGGTCGTCGAAGACGAAAGAAAAATCGCCCGAGTTATCGCCGCCGCACTGCGATCCGAAGGTCATGCCGTCGACATGGTTCATGACGGAGAAGAGGGGTTAGCCATGGCAGAAACTGAGCCATATGACCTACTGGTGCTAGACCGCATGTTACCCGGTAAGAGCGGCACCGACATCATCACTTCACTGCGCCAAGCCAACAAAGCAATGCCTATTTTGCTGTTGACAGCGCTTGGCACGACCGAAGACAAAGCCTTTGGTCTGGACGTCGGCGCCGATGACTATCTAGTCAAGCCATTTGCCATTGATGAGCTAACTGCCCGCGTCAGGGCGCTCCTGAGGCGGCCGCCTTTGGCGCATGATGATGAACTGACAGTCGCTGATTTGACGCTCAATCAAACTCAGCGCACCGTCAAACGTAGCGGTAAAACCATTGAACTGACAGCCAAAGAGTTCGCGCTGTTGGAATATCTAATGCGCTATCCTGGTCAAACCTTGAGTAAAGAAACGCTGATCGCTCATGTGTGGGATTTTGATGCTGATATTTTGCCCAACAACGTCGAGGCCTACATCAAACAGCTGCGTAAGAAAATTGACAAACCATTTCGCCGACCACTGATTCATACGGTGCGCGGCTTCGGCTATAAAGTGGAGGCAAGCAGGTGA
- a CDS encoding ABC transporter ATP-binding protein has product MGKEVNPIIQIKNFSMKFGTKTVIKDLSFEVMRGEVFGFLGSNGSGKTTTLRALLGLYEPAGGELLIDGKQFAVEDGVKLGYLPEERGLYKKEKVIDTMIYFGRLKGLSQEEARTFSMNYLERVGLSDKAKTKLDKLSGGQQQKIQLGVTIMGDPELLILDEPTKGFDPVNRRLLMNIIEERQEAGATVVFVTHQMEEVERLCDRVVLLKDGKAVEYGSVADVRKKYGGKSLDDIFVKIYGGEEKEAVNA; this is encoded by the coding sequence ATGGGTAAAGAGGTAAATCCCATTATTCAGATCAAAAACTTTAGTATGAAGTTTGGCACCAAAACGGTCATCAAAGATTTGAGCTTTGAAGTGATGCGCGGCGAAGTGTTCGGATTTTTGGGTAGCAATGGTTCAGGAAAAACCACGACGCTCAGAGCGCTGTTGGGGCTATACGAGCCAGCTGGCGGCGAACTACTGATTGACGGTAAACAATTTGCTGTCGAAGATGGTGTCAAATTGGGCTATCTCCCAGAGGAACGTGGCCTGTACAAAAAAGAAAAAGTCATCGACACCATGATTTACTTTGGGCGACTAAAAGGTTTGAGCCAGGAGGAAGCTCGCACGTTCTCCATGAACTACTTGGAGCGAGTTGGCCTGAGTGACAAAGCAAAAACCAAACTTGATAAATTATCAGGTGGTCAGCAGCAAAAAATTCAGCTGGGTGTAACCATCATGGGCGACCCAGAGCTACTCATTTTGGACGAGCCGACCAAGGGTTTTGACCCAGTCAATCGCCGACTACTGATGAATATCATTGAAGAGCGACAAGAGGCTGGCGCTACTGTGGTGTTTGTAACGCACCAGATGGAAGAAGTTGAGCGCTTGTGCGATCGAGTAGTTCTTCTGAAAGATGGTAAAGCAGTAGAATACGGCAGCGTGGCGGATGTCAGAAAGAAATATGGTGGTAAGAGCCTGGATGATATTTTTGTGAAGATTTACGGCGGTGAGGAAAAGGAGGCGGTCAATGCGTAA